One region of Scophthalmus maximus strain ysfricsl-2021 chromosome 15, ASM2237912v1, whole genome shotgun sequence genomic DNA includes:
- the tonsl gene encoding tonsoku-like protein isoform X2, producing MSSSREMKQLQKAKSKAQNSSNLKEEASICNQLGELLSRHGDFEAAIREHQQELTLSEALNDVIGRAVANRKIGECYAEMGNIEAALKHQQWHLDLARSVRDHAEEQRALATIGRTYLFRYESDQSRKSLEKAEDAFRKSLSIVDDRLEGMVPRREISEMKARLFLNLGLVCDHLGEPKRCSEFIRRSVFIAEKSQLLEDLYRANYNLGNIYFRNGQHSNSVRCLEQAKECARKIKDKFSESECFHCIGKVQLSLGDFVAARRSLKKALLLGSQQPLDRQTVKKAFKYADQGCKLEDELGEDQGSRLSSHQAVELAEQLGDLYCKIGCYSKALDAYHAQLKGAEALGKAARELAVIHVSLAATYTDLRQHDRAVEHYRQELALRQGSSSEECRTWINIAAAQEESGSVSQDTDSCYSTALLCAQKSGQARLQKRVLRLWLASQRRRGSSDADDTEARLQELCAAEGWSPEGSDGEEDEDEEMDNSESLEDSDVILSDSDDDMEGYDKMVSGRRKAGRWNKRNEKGETSLHRACIDGNLKQVQYLVEQGHPVNPRDYCGWTPLHEASNHGHYDIVAVLLEHGANVNDPGGPLCEGVTPLHDALACGNLQVARLLVERGASVTQRNSKGNTAMDTLRQWQRTYSRELDQETKQECVATERLLRKSQSGGVPAAPAPAKPFDALQDSQLFDAENSEPLSSSGGGCSVGQVQTRHSRNSEVKAPPASPKRWQSNGSAQRHRARGTEAAVLYGKNSICSDDSDSDSPVSPLRPVRPRHSFPAASSQNEVPPNKETSSVPASVGVREEPAPSVFARQEYHSAIRGLGSAKSQLQGLSQPQFSSTPAVSSSNKSALVPEEEYLADDWLDDDLGEIQPKKKRRLRVEQNGINVEDTALFSAVRSQTRHLNSDTTDRGSAVPSSSSRSLSQKKNGSLRPHQVKMTQMPGMVRLGRREVNRSHSPTATDDDDTRPETPPPPPQIRTQPQAQTLAAPMPTSLPPPIRMRVRVQEDVFLIPVPQSDADSCKVSWLCEQAAQRYYQKCGLLPRLSLQKEGALLSPQDLLLAVLHTNEEVLAEVCSWDLPPLPERYKKACISLAVDENRRVTRLCEVQDGSSSVSVCGLSLAPSSLNPLLRALKLQASLTELRISGNRLHDNLLPELIATTVTMPRLRLLDISANHITGEGLGKAVNALKGQSHPAFPCLEELDLSLNPLGDGVSESLSCLLSCCPLLAKLSLQACGLTARFLQQHRLLLASALTGMGHLKSVCLAHNALGSTGFELVLKTLPLHCLTHLDLSAVRRGPADFPALEHLAKVLSQDDCSLTHLSLAANGLTDSSVATLARCLPSCPSLLSLNLSGNSSLTSAGLHSILNSLMEASRPLTLLNLQGCPVSGPWDSAGLDGLPELVKDLRLCSQGLNKLDRQALKQRWENSQPPGHFVDRKAKCLLSAAASS from the exons GAACCTACCTCTTCCGTTATGAATCGGACCAGTCGAGGAAGAGTTTAGAGAAAGCTGAGGACGCCTTCAGAAAGAGCCTGTCCATCGTGGATGACCGCCTGGAAG GGATGGTGCCGAGGCGAGAGATTAGCGAGATGAAGGCTCGCCTGTTCCTCAATCTTGGTCTGGTGTGTGATCATCTGGGGGAGCCCAAACGCTGCAGCGAGTTTATCCGACGAAGTGTCTTTATTGCTGA GAAGAGCCAGCTCCTGGAGGATCTGTACCGTGCAAACTATAACCTGGGCAACATCTACTTTCGTAACGGTCAACACTCCAACTCTGTGCGCTGCCTGGAACAAGCAAAAGAGTGTGCCAGGAAGATTAAAGACAAGTTCAGTGAGAGCGAGTGCTTTCACTGCATCGGCAAG GTGCAGCTTTCTCTCGGTGATTTTGTAGCGGCGAGACGATCTCTGAAGAAAGCTCTCTTGCTGGGTTCCCAGCAGCCCctggacaggcagacagtgaaGAAGGCTTTCAAATATG CTGACCAGGGTTGTAAATTAGAGGATGAGCTCGGGGAGGACCAGGGCAGTAGACTCAGCTCCCATCAGGCCGTGGAGCTGGCGGAGCAGCTCGGGGACCTCTACTGCAAAATTGGCTGCTACAGCAAAGCTCTGGATGCCTATCACGCCCAA CTCAAGGGCGCCGAGGCTCTGGGAAAGGCTGCTCGGGAGCTGGCTGTCATCCACGTGTCCCTGGCCGCCACCTACACAGACCTGAGGCAGCACGACAGGGCGGTGGAACACTACAGACAGGAGCTGGCTTTACGACAGGGCAGCTCCTCTGAG GAATGTAGAACCTGGATAAACATCGCAGCTGCTCAGGAGGAGAGCGGCTCTGTCTCCCAGGATACAGACAGCTGTTACAGTACAGCTTTACTCTGCGCTCAGAAGTCTGGGCAGGCCAGACTACAG AAACGTGTGTTGAGACTCTGGTTGGCGTCTCAGAGACGGCGCGGCTCATCGGATGCCGATGACACTGAGGCGAGGCTACAGGAGCTGTGTGCTGCAGAGGGCTGGAGTCCAGAGGGGAGTGATGGCGAGGAGGACGAAGATGAGGAGATGGACAACAGTGAGTCTCTGGAGGACAGCGACGTCATCCTCTCGGATTCAG ATGATGATATGGAGGGTTATGACAAGATGGTGTCAGGAAGGAGGAAGGCAGGAAGG TGGAACAAGAGGAATGAGAAGGGTGAGACGTCTCTCCACAGAGCATGTATAGATGGGAACCTGAAGCAGGTCCAGTATCTGGTAGAGCag GGTCACCCAGTGAACCCCAGAGACTACTGTGGTTGGACTCCCCTGCATGAGGCCAGCAACCACGGTCACTATG ACATTGTAGCCGTGTTGCTGGAGCACGGCGCTAATGTCAACGACCCTGGCGGCCCCTTGTGTGAGGGAGTGACTCCTCTTCACGATGCCCTCGCTTGTGGCAATTTGCAGGTTGCAAGGCTCTTGGTGGAGCGAGGGGCATCCGTCACCCAGCGCAACTCCAAG GGTAATACGGCCATGGATACCCTGCGTCAGTGGCAGAGGACGTACAGCAGAGAGCTGGACCAAGAAACCAAACAGGAGTGCGTCGCAACAGAGAGGCTGCTGAGGAAGTCACAGTCAGGGGGAG TGCCCGCTGCTCCGGCCCCAGCCAAGCCTTTCGATGCCCTGCAGGACAGCCAGCTGTTTGATGCAGAGAACTCGGAGCCACTGTCGTCCTCCGGAGGGGGCTGCTCCGTCGGCCAAGTCCAAACTCGACACAGCAGGAACTCAGAGGTGAAGGCACCGCCTGCCAGCCCCAAACGCTGGCAGAGCAACGGTTCAGCACAACGCCACAGAGCCAGAGGAACAGAGGCTGCCGTTCTGTATGGG AAAAACAGCATCTGCTCAGACGACAGCGACTCTGACAGCCCCGTCAGTCCTCTCCGTCCCGTCCGCCCTAGACACAGTTTCCCAGCAGCCTCCAGTCAAAATGAAGTTCCaccaaacaaagaaaccagcTCCGTCCCCGCCTCAGTCGGAGTCCGAGAGGAGCCTGCGCCGTCTGTCTTCGCACGACAGGAGTACCACAGTGCCATTCGAGGCTTGGGCAGCGCCAAAAGTCAACTCCAGGGTCTGTCACAGCCCCAGTTCTCCAGCACACCCGCCGTATCTTCCAGCAACAAATCAGCTCTGGTCCCTGAAGAGGAGTATCTGGCCGATGACTGGCTGGATGATGATTTGGGGGAAATTCagccaaagaagaagaggaggcttCGAGTAGAGCAGAACGGGATCAATGTGGAGGACACTGCCTTGTTTTCAGCAGTCAGGAGTCAAACCAGGCACCTAAACTCTGACACAACCGACAGAG GTTCTGcagttccctcctcctccagcaggagTCTCTCTCAGAAAAAGAACGGCTCTCTGAGGCCTCACCAGGTAAAAATGACTCAGATGCCCGGGATGGTGAGGTTGGGCAGACGAGAGGTCAACAGGTCACACAGCCCCACCGCCACAGACGATGACGACACGAGACCTGAGACgcctccacctcccccacaGATACGCACGCAG CCTCAAGCTCAAACATTGGCTGCTCCCATGCCCACATCCCTGCCTCCACCAATCAGGATGAGGGTCAGAGTTCAGGAAGATGTCTTCCTCATCCCAGTTCCACAAAG TGACGCAGACTCCTGCAAGGTGTCGTGGCTGTGTGAGCAGGCCGCTCAGCGTTACTACCAGAAGTGTGGCCTCCTGCCTCGTCTCTCGCTGCAGAAGGAAGGCGCCCTCCTCTCCCCGCAGGACCTGCTGCTGGCTGTCCTGCACACCAATGAAGAG GTTTTGGCTGAAGTGTGCTCCTGggatctccctcctctccctgaaCGCTACAAGAAGGCCTGCATCAGCCTGGCAGTGG ACGAGAACAGGCGTGTCACCCGGCTGTGTGAGGTGCAGGACGGGAGCTCCTCGGTGTCGGTGTGTGGCCTCAGCTTGGCCCCCTCTTCCCTCAACCCGCTGCTTCGTGCCCTGAAACTTCAGGCCAGCCTCACTGAGCTGCGGATATCCGGCAACCGCCTCCACGACAACCTGCTCCCCGAGCTGATTGCCACGACCGTCACCATGCCTCGGCTTCGACTGCTGGACATTTCTGCCAATCACATTACAGGGGAGGGGCTGGGGAAGGCAGTGAATGCTCTGAAAGGACAGAGCCATCCTGCGTTTCCG tgcctggaggagctggacctcAGTCTGAACCCTCTGGGCGACGGTGTGTCCGAGTCCCTGTCCTGTCTGCTGTCCTGCTGCCCTCTGTTAGCCAAGCTGTCTCTGCAGGCCTGCGGCCTCACGGCGCGTTTCTTACAGCAGCATCGACTGCTGCTGGCTAGCGCTCTGACAG GGATGGGCCACCTGAAATCTGTGTGTCTAGCCCACAATGCACTGGGCTCCACTGGCTTCGAGCTGGTGTTGAAGACTCTGCCTCTGCACTGCCTCACACACCTGGACCTGTCCGCCGTCCGCAGGGGTCCTGCGGATTTCCCGGCACTCGAACACCTCGCCAAGGTCCTGTCGCAG GACGACTGCTCACTGACGCACCTGAGTCTGGCAGCAAACGGCTTAACGGACAGCAGTGTAGCCACCTTGGCCAG GTGCCTGCCTTCATGTCCATCGCTGCTGAGTTTAAACTTGTCAGGAAACTCGTCTCTCACCTCGGCAGGACTTCACAGCATCCTGAACTCTCTCATGGAGGCTTCTCGACCGTTGACCCTTCTAAACCTTCAAG GTTGTCCGGTGTCGGGCCCCTGGGACAGTGCAGGTCTGGATGGTTTGCCAGAGCTGGTCAAGGATCTCCGCCTTTGCTCTCAGGGACTCAACAAGCTGGACCGGCAGGCTCTGAAGCAGCGCTGGGAGAACAGTCAGCCACCCGGGCACTTCGTTGACCGAAAGGCCAAGTgcctgctctctgctgcagcctcttCGTGA
- the tonsl gene encoding tonsoku-like protein isoform X1, whose translation MSSSREMKQLQKAKSKAQNSSNLKEEASICNQLGELLSRHGDFEAAIREHQQELTLSEALNDVIGRAVANRKIGECYAEMGNIEAALKHQQWHLDLARSVRDHAEEQRALATIGRTYLFRYESDQSRKSLEKAEDAFRKSLSIVDDRLEGMVPRREISEMKARLFLNLGLVCDHLGEPKRCSEFIRRSVFIAEKSQLLEDLYRANYNLGNIYFRNGQHSNSVRCLEQAKECARKIKDKFSESECFHCIGKVQLSLGDFVAARRSLKKALLLGSQQPLDRQTVKKAFKYADQGCKLEDELGEDQGSRLSSHQAVELAEQLGDLYCKIGCYSKALDAYHAQLKGAEALGKAARELAVIHVSLAATYTDLRQHDRAVEHYRQELALRQGSSSEECRTWINIAAAQEESGSVSQDTDSCYSTALLCAQKSGQARLQKRVLRLWLASQRRRGSSDADDTEARLQELCAAEGWSPEGSDGEEDEDEEMDNSESLEDSDVILSDSDDDMEGYDKMVSGRRKAGRWNKRNEKGETSLHRACIDGNLKQVQYLVEQGHPVNPRDYCGWTPLHEASNHGHYDIVAVLLEHGANVNDPGGPLCEGVTPLHDALACGNLQVARLLVERGASVTQRNSKGNTAMDTLRQWQRTYSRELDQETKQECVATERLLRKSQSGGGEAVTSSHHVSVPAAPAPAKPFDALQDSQLFDAENSEPLSSSGGGCSVGQVQTRHSRNSEVKAPPASPKRWQSNGSAQRHRARGTEAAVLYGKNSICSDDSDSDSPVSPLRPVRPRHSFPAASSQNEVPPNKETSSVPASVGVREEPAPSVFARQEYHSAIRGLGSAKSQLQGLSQPQFSSTPAVSSSNKSALVPEEEYLADDWLDDDLGEIQPKKKRRLRVEQNGINVEDTALFSAVRSQTRHLNSDTTDRGSAVPSSSSRSLSQKKNGSLRPHQVKMTQMPGMVRLGRREVNRSHSPTATDDDDTRPETPPPPPQIRTQPQAQTLAAPMPTSLPPPIRMRVRVQEDVFLIPVPQSDADSCKVSWLCEQAAQRYYQKCGLLPRLSLQKEGALLSPQDLLLAVLHTNEEVLAEVCSWDLPPLPERYKKACISLAVDENRRVTRLCEVQDGSSSVSVCGLSLAPSSLNPLLRALKLQASLTELRISGNRLHDNLLPELIATTVTMPRLRLLDISANHITGEGLGKAVNALKGQSHPAFPCLEELDLSLNPLGDGVSESLSCLLSCCPLLAKLSLQACGLTARFLQQHRLLLASALTGMGHLKSVCLAHNALGSTGFELVLKTLPLHCLTHLDLSAVRRGPADFPALEHLAKVLSQDDCSLTHLSLAANGLTDSSVATLARCLPSCPSLLSLNLSGNSSLTSAGLHSILNSLMEASRPLTLLNLQGCPVSGPWDSAGLDGLPELVKDLRLCSQGLNKLDRQALKQRWENSQPPGHFVDRKAKCLLSAAASS comes from the exons GAACCTACCTCTTCCGTTATGAATCGGACCAGTCGAGGAAGAGTTTAGAGAAAGCTGAGGACGCCTTCAGAAAGAGCCTGTCCATCGTGGATGACCGCCTGGAAG GGATGGTGCCGAGGCGAGAGATTAGCGAGATGAAGGCTCGCCTGTTCCTCAATCTTGGTCTGGTGTGTGATCATCTGGGGGAGCCCAAACGCTGCAGCGAGTTTATCCGACGAAGTGTCTTTATTGCTGA GAAGAGCCAGCTCCTGGAGGATCTGTACCGTGCAAACTATAACCTGGGCAACATCTACTTTCGTAACGGTCAACACTCCAACTCTGTGCGCTGCCTGGAACAAGCAAAAGAGTGTGCCAGGAAGATTAAAGACAAGTTCAGTGAGAGCGAGTGCTTTCACTGCATCGGCAAG GTGCAGCTTTCTCTCGGTGATTTTGTAGCGGCGAGACGATCTCTGAAGAAAGCTCTCTTGCTGGGTTCCCAGCAGCCCctggacaggcagacagtgaaGAAGGCTTTCAAATATG CTGACCAGGGTTGTAAATTAGAGGATGAGCTCGGGGAGGACCAGGGCAGTAGACTCAGCTCCCATCAGGCCGTGGAGCTGGCGGAGCAGCTCGGGGACCTCTACTGCAAAATTGGCTGCTACAGCAAAGCTCTGGATGCCTATCACGCCCAA CTCAAGGGCGCCGAGGCTCTGGGAAAGGCTGCTCGGGAGCTGGCTGTCATCCACGTGTCCCTGGCCGCCACCTACACAGACCTGAGGCAGCACGACAGGGCGGTGGAACACTACAGACAGGAGCTGGCTTTACGACAGGGCAGCTCCTCTGAG GAATGTAGAACCTGGATAAACATCGCAGCTGCTCAGGAGGAGAGCGGCTCTGTCTCCCAGGATACAGACAGCTGTTACAGTACAGCTTTACTCTGCGCTCAGAAGTCTGGGCAGGCCAGACTACAG AAACGTGTGTTGAGACTCTGGTTGGCGTCTCAGAGACGGCGCGGCTCATCGGATGCCGATGACACTGAGGCGAGGCTACAGGAGCTGTGTGCTGCAGAGGGCTGGAGTCCAGAGGGGAGTGATGGCGAGGAGGACGAAGATGAGGAGATGGACAACAGTGAGTCTCTGGAGGACAGCGACGTCATCCTCTCGGATTCAG ATGATGATATGGAGGGTTATGACAAGATGGTGTCAGGAAGGAGGAAGGCAGGAAGG TGGAACAAGAGGAATGAGAAGGGTGAGACGTCTCTCCACAGAGCATGTATAGATGGGAACCTGAAGCAGGTCCAGTATCTGGTAGAGCag GGTCACCCAGTGAACCCCAGAGACTACTGTGGTTGGACTCCCCTGCATGAGGCCAGCAACCACGGTCACTATG ACATTGTAGCCGTGTTGCTGGAGCACGGCGCTAATGTCAACGACCCTGGCGGCCCCTTGTGTGAGGGAGTGACTCCTCTTCACGATGCCCTCGCTTGTGGCAATTTGCAGGTTGCAAGGCTCTTGGTGGAGCGAGGGGCATCCGTCACCCAGCGCAACTCCAAG GGTAATACGGCCATGGATACCCTGCGTCAGTGGCAGAGGACGTACAGCAGAGAGCTGGACCAAGAAACCAAACAGGAGTGCGTCGCAACAGAGAGGCTGCTGAGGAAGTCACAGTCAGGGGGAGGTGAGGCCGTTACATCATCTCACCATGTTAGTG TGCCCGCTGCTCCGGCCCCAGCCAAGCCTTTCGATGCCCTGCAGGACAGCCAGCTGTTTGATGCAGAGAACTCGGAGCCACTGTCGTCCTCCGGAGGGGGCTGCTCCGTCGGCCAAGTCCAAACTCGACACAGCAGGAACTCAGAGGTGAAGGCACCGCCTGCCAGCCCCAAACGCTGGCAGAGCAACGGTTCAGCACAACGCCACAGAGCCAGAGGAACAGAGGCTGCCGTTCTGTATGGG AAAAACAGCATCTGCTCAGACGACAGCGACTCTGACAGCCCCGTCAGTCCTCTCCGTCCCGTCCGCCCTAGACACAGTTTCCCAGCAGCCTCCAGTCAAAATGAAGTTCCaccaaacaaagaaaccagcTCCGTCCCCGCCTCAGTCGGAGTCCGAGAGGAGCCTGCGCCGTCTGTCTTCGCACGACAGGAGTACCACAGTGCCATTCGAGGCTTGGGCAGCGCCAAAAGTCAACTCCAGGGTCTGTCACAGCCCCAGTTCTCCAGCACACCCGCCGTATCTTCCAGCAACAAATCAGCTCTGGTCCCTGAAGAGGAGTATCTGGCCGATGACTGGCTGGATGATGATTTGGGGGAAATTCagccaaagaagaagaggaggcttCGAGTAGAGCAGAACGGGATCAATGTGGAGGACACTGCCTTGTTTTCAGCAGTCAGGAGTCAAACCAGGCACCTAAACTCTGACACAACCGACAGAG GTTCTGcagttccctcctcctccagcaggagTCTCTCTCAGAAAAAGAACGGCTCTCTGAGGCCTCACCAGGTAAAAATGACTCAGATGCCCGGGATGGTGAGGTTGGGCAGACGAGAGGTCAACAGGTCACACAGCCCCACCGCCACAGACGATGACGACACGAGACCTGAGACgcctccacctcccccacaGATACGCACGCAG CCTCAAGCTCAAACATTGGCTGCTCCCATGCCCACATCCCTGCCTCCACCAATCAGGATGAGGGTCAGAGTTCAGGAAGATGTCTTCCTCATCCCAGTTCCACAAAG TGACGCAGACTCCTGCAAGGTGTCGTGGCTGTGTGAGCAGGCCGCTCAGCGTTACTACCAGAAGTGTGGCCTCCTGCCTCGTCTCTCGCTGCAGAAGGAAGGCGCCCTCCTCTCCCCGCAGGACCTGCTGCTGGCTGTCCTGCACACCAATGAAGAG GTTTTGGCTGAAGTGTGCTCCTGggatctccctcctctccctgaaCGCTACAAGAAGGCCTGCATCAGCCTGGCAGTGG ACGAGAACAGGCGTGTCACCCGGCTGTGTGAGGTGCAGGACGGGAGCTCCTCGGTGTCGGTGTGTGGCCTCAGCTTGGCCCCCTCTTCCCTCAACCCGCTGCTTCGTGCCCTGAAACTTCAGGCCAGCCTCACTGAGCTGCGGATATCCGGCAACCGCCTCCACGACAACCTGCTCCCCGAGCTGATTGCCACGACCGTCACCATGCCTCGGCTTCGACTGCTGGACATTTCTGCCAATCACATTACAGGGGAGGGGCTGGGGAAGGCAGTGAATGCTCTGAAAGGACAGAGCCATCCTGCGTTTCCG tgcctggaggagctggacctcAGTCTGAACCCTCTGGGCGACGGTGTGTCCGAGTCCCTGTCCTGTCTGCTGTCCTGCTGCCCTCTGTTAGCCAAGCTGTCTCTGCAGGCCTGCGGCCTCACGGCGCGTTTCTTACAGCAGCATCGACTGCTGCTGGCTAGCGCTCTGACAG GGATGGGCCACCTGAAATCTGTGTGTCTAGCCCACAATGCACTGGGCTCCACTGGCTTCGAGCTGGTGTTGAAGACTCTGCCTCTGCACTGCCTCACACACCTGGACCTGTCCGCCGTCCGCAGGGGTCCTGCGGATTTCCCGGCACTCGAACACCTCGCCAAGGTCCTGTCGCAG GACGACTGCTCACTGACGCACCTGAGTCTGGCAGCAAACGGCTTAACGGACAGCAGTGTAGCCACCTTGGCCAG GTGCCTGCCTTCATGTCCATCGCTGCTGAGTTTAAACTTGTCAGGAAACTCGTCTCTCACCTCGGCAGGACTTCACAGCATCCTGAACTCTCTCATGGAGGCTTCTCGACCGTTGACCCTTCTAAACCTTCAAG GTTGTCCGGTGTCGGGCCCCTGGGACAGTGCAGGTCTGGATGGTTTGCCAGAGCTGGTCAAGGATCTCCGCCTTTGCTCTCAGGGACTCAACAAGCTGGACCGGCAGGCTCTGAAGCAGCGCTGGGAGAACAGTCAGCCACCCGGGCACTTCGTTGACCGAAAGGCCAAGTgcctgctctctgctgcagcctcttCGTGA